The genomic stretch AATATTATTCCCTAAATGTACGTGGGGTAATAGAACGTGGAATATTATTGTGGAATTCACCTGCAGTATCAACAATCTCTACAGAAATATCTCCAATTCTCTCAAATGCTTTAATTACTCTGGAAATATAAATATAATAATTGGAACGCTCTTTATCATCAAAAGAAGTTTCAGCCATTTGAGTTGCAATAGTCCCCATGGATTTTTTCTGCATCTCATGCATTCTTTCTTCTAAATCCATTACTTCCCCTTTAAGCTCAATAGTACCATCTAAAAATGCAGTCATGGAATCTTCAATCATTTTGTCGCTGATTTTATACATTTTTTTAATGTTTACAACAATATCATCATCTGCCTCATAATAATCATTTACAACAAATTTAGCTATATGACCACAGTAATCACCTATCCTTTCAAGATCATAGGCAACTTCATTGTAAATAACTGTTTTTGAGAAGTGTGATTGCTGATTAATGCTAACAACTGTTTCTACAGATGTTCTTACTTTTTCACACATATTATTTGTAGTATAATCCATTTTTAAAGCTTCTTCTGCCTTATTATCATCATTTTCTATAAGAGATTCAACTGAAAGTTTCAATTCATTTTTTACATGATTTTTCATACTAACTAACATACTGGTAATTAAAAGATTACTTGAATGTAATGGGGAATTAACATTTGACTCAAAGTCATCTGCTATTTTCTCATAATTCTCCATATCAATCATATAAGCCCTTTTAACTACACCTTCCTTAATCAATGGTTGTATCAATTGAGTAACATAACGACGTGTTATGCCTAATTTATCAGCAATCTCTTGTTGAGTAGCAGGATTTTCATATAAGATTATATCTAAAATATCTTTTAATGTTCTATTTCCTTTACTCGGCATTTAATCACCAATTTATAAAAATATAAAAATTTATAAAAATTTTTCTTGACTTCCTATTTTAGGAATAATAACATATATACTACTTTAGTTATCAAATCATTTAAAGTTTACCTAAAATTTATAAAAAAAATACCGAAAAACAAAAAATTAATATAAAAATTTACAAAAAACAATAAAAATTTTTAAAAAATGAAAATTTTAAGATAAAAATTGAAAAAATAAAAAAAATGTATAAAATCAATAAAATTTCACATAAGTAAAAAAAAGTTTAATTATTCTTTAATTTAAATTTAATATTTCAAATAAATTACCATATATAAAACAGCTTAAATCAAATTTAAAAAAAATAAAAAAAAGAGAAGATTATCTTCTTCGTCTTCTATTAGATACATATTTTAAAGAATCTGAAGAGGAATTTATACCACCATTACCTTCCCGTGGATTATTTTCTCTCATGTTCCTATTATCAAATTCCCTATCCGGTCTGTAATTATCATATCTTCCATAATTTTCATATTGATTATAACCATCATTTCCATAATTAT from Methanobrevibacter boviskoreani JH1 encodes the following:
- a CDS encoding PhoU domain-containing protein; the encoded protein is MPSKGNRTLKDILDIILYENPATQQEIADKLGITRRYVTQLIQPLIKEGVVKRAYMIDMENYEKIADDFESNVNSPLHSSNLLITSMLVSMKNHVKNELKLSVESLIENDDNKAEEALKMDYTTNNMCEKVRTSVETVVSINQQSHFSKTVIYNEVAYDLERIGDYCGHIAKFVVNDYYEADDDIVVNIKKMYKISDKMIEDSMTAFLDGTIELKGEVMDLEERMHEMQKKSMGTIATQMAETSFDDKERSNYYIYISRVIKAFERIGDISVEIVDTAGEFHNNIPRSITPRTFRE